CCTCGCCGAACTCCTTCACCCTTTCCCGGAAATGCCATTCGCTGAACCCGCCGTCGTAGTTTTTCACGTTGGGGTAGCCGAGCAGTTCGTGCAGGACGAACCAGAGCAGGGAGGACTGGACACCGTCCTTTGAGTACACGAAGACCGTCTTGTCCGGCGTTACGCCCTTGCCGTTGAAAATGGCGGCCAGCTCCCTGGCCGGTTTAAAAGTCCCGTCTTGATTCAAAAGGTCTGTAAAGCTGATGTTAACGCTGTACGGTATATGCCCGACCAGGAACTCGTTCCTGGGGCGGGTGTCCACAATAATTTTGTCCGGGGAGGGGTTGAGCACCGCCTCGACCACTTCTTCCATGACCGTATACACATTGGGGTAGGCCTTGAGGCTGTTGAATTCAAAGCGGGACGGCGTGAGGGGAGCAACCTGGCCGGTTACCGGGAAACCGGCTTCCTTCCATTTTTCTATGCCGCCGTCCAGGATCTGAACCTGGTTGTCGCAGCCGTACATTTTTAACATCCAGTAAAACCGCCCCTGCAGGCCGTCGTTGCCGTAAAGCACTATCCTTTTTTTGTTATCGAACCCTTTTTTGCTTAAATTGTTCTGGATGAGCAGCGGGATTCCGATGCGGCCGAAGTATACCGGATGGGTATACTCGGAATGCAGCACCGGCACGGCCCCGGGGATGTGCTCCACCTGGTAGGTGGTGCGGAAAACCTGAAAACTCCTGCCTCTTGTGTCCACAATCAGCACGTTGGGATCGTTCATGATATCGTGCAGTTCATACACGCTGATGAGAGTTTGCGGCTTATTGTACTGGGATATTTTCTCCGCGGCCAGGGCGGCCGGGCTTTTTGCCGCCGGCCGGACGGCCTTCCAGGATCTGTGCCGGCTGTAGGTGGCTACGGCGCCGACAACGGCGACAAAAACAAACACCGAGGCCAGGATATAAATCAGCAGGGTTAAACTCCTTTTATTCATCATTGCCTCCTTTTCTCCGGCTCGGGCCTGGCAGTCTGCAGGCCTTTCTCGGTCTCCCGTTCGAGCTTGACCCATTCCTGCAGCGAGCCGTCATAGTTTTTCACTTCCGGGTAACCCAGCAGTTCTGATAAGGCAAACCATACCAGCGAGGAGCGAACGCCGGAGTTGGAGTAGACGAGGATCTTTTTATCGGGGGTAATTTTTTTGGATTCAGCCAGGGCCCTTAACTCGTGGGCCGGCTTAAAGGTCCGGTCCTGGTTGAACAGTTCCTCGCTGCTCAGATTTATGCTGCCCGGTATGTGTTTGTAGAGGTACTCGTCGTTCCGCCGGGCGTCGATGATGACATAGCCGCTGTTGCCTATTGCTGCGGCTACTTCGTAGGCGGTCGCCATCATCTGCTCGGCCTTGGAGCCGGCAAGGTCGAACTCAAATGTGCCGGGCGGCCGCCGGGTGGCTGCAATTGCCACGTCAAAGCCAGCCTCTTTCCACTTGTCCAGCCCGCCGTCCAGAATTCTCACCTGATCGTAGCCGTACATTTTTAAAGCCCAGTAAAGCCGCGCCTGCAGGCCGTCGTTGCCGTACAGGATGATCTCGTTGCCGGTGCCGGCGCCCAGTCTGCCCAGAAAGTCCTGGAGCTGAAGCGGCGTGCCGATCCGTCCCTGATAAGTGGGGTGGCAGTAGTTGCTGTGCAGGGCGGGCACGGCACCGGGGATGTGGCCTGCCGGGTAGGACGCCTGCAGGACCTTAAAACTCCTGCCGCGGGTGTCGATAATGAAGGTGCCGGGGTCGTCCAAACGCCGGCTTAATTCATAAACGCTAATAAGGGCGCCGGGACGGGCATAGCCTGCAATTTTCTCTTCCGCAGCCAGGCGGGGCAACGGGTCTTCTTTTTTCTCCTCAACCGTTACGGGCACCGGCGCGGCTGTTTTGTGGTAGCATCCTGCGGCAATCAGGATTGTTGCCGCTGCGAGGATGAACAGCACGGCGGCCAGCCCGGCCGGGTAAAGCCTTCTCATTTTTTCCATATCACCACTTTTCCACCATAAATTAGTAATTACGCAGCCTTCCTGTTTAAAATCCCTAACATCACCTCTTTCTTTTGGGTAAGTAACCGCATGCTTCGGATTATTGTATGAATTTTAATTTGCAAAAGTTACTTTTTTCCCGCAGAGGTATTTAAATGCAGCTCAGTCACGCAGCTGTTTAAATCGACATATGATAG
The window above is part of the Pelotomaculum thermopropionicum SI genome. Proteins encoded here:
- the SseA gene encoding rhodanese-related sulfurtransferase, whose protein sequence is MNKRSLTLLIYILASVFVFVAVVGAVATYSRHRSWKAVRPAAKSPAALAAEKISQYNKPQTLISVYELHDIMNDPNVLIVDTRGRSFQVFRTTYQVEHIPGAVPVLHSEYTHPVYFGRIGIPLLIQNNLSKKGFDNKKRIVLYGNDGLQGRFYWMLKMYGCDNQVQILDGGIEKWKEAGFPVTGQVAPLTPSRFEFNSLKAYPNVYTVMEEVVEAVLNPSPDKIIVDTRPRNEFLVGHIPYSVNISFTDLLNQDGTFKPARELAAIFNGKGVTPDKTVFVYSKDGVQSSLLWFVLHELLGYPNVKNYDGGFSEWHFRERVKEFGEERPVAKAAN
- the SseA gene encoding rhodanese-related sulfurtransferase, which codes for MRRLYPAGLAAVLFILAAATILIAAGCYHKTAAPVPVTVEEKKEDPLPRLAAEEKIAGYARPGALISVYELSRRLDDPGTFIIDTRGRSFKVLQASYPAGHIPGAVPALHSNYCHPTYQGRIGTPLQLQDFLGRLGAGTGNEIILYGNDGLQARLYWALKMYGYDQVRILDGGLDKWKEAGFDVAIAATRRPPGTFEFDLAGSKAEQMMATAYEVAAAIGNSGYVIIDARRNDEYLYKHIPGSINLSSEELFNQDRTFKPAHELRALAESKKITPDKKILVYSNSGVRSSLVWFALSELLGYPEVKNYDGSLQEWVKLERETEKGLQTARPEPEKRRQ